In Rhodococcus pseudokoreensis, the DNA window GTAGCGGTCAGCCGCCGTGCGCGGTGACATAACCGGTCGCGCGGCCGTGAGTGTCGAGTTCCCACCCCATCCGCTTCCGGGACCGGAGCGTCACCGACGAGTCGATGATCTCCAGGCTGGGGGCGCGGGTCTCCAGCCACTCCTGCACCCGCAGCAGGTCGGGCAGCGAGGACACCCACATGCTGACGAGGAAGTTCGCGGGTCCGGTCATCGACATGCACAACCGCAGTTCGGGGCGGGTGTTGACGACCTCCACGACGTCGCGGTGCGCGCGCACGGGCAGACGGCACCACCACGTGACGGTGATGGGCCACCGCGTCGCGTTCTGGGCGACGTCGCAGCGCAGCACCACCGCGCGGGAACGCAACAGCCCGGCGAGTTGCCTGCGCACCGAGGACGCGGGCCGGTCGATCACCGCGGCGATCTCGCGCGCGGACGCCCGGCCGTTCCGGGTGAGTTCGCGGACGAGCGCCCGGGCGACCTCGTCCGTCAGGCTCTCCGGCCTGCTGGATCCGGACTGCGGAGGGGTGTTCTCCAGTGCGGCGATCGCGGCGGACTGCGCCGTGTCCAGGGAATCGAGGCGCCACCGGCTGCCCTCCGCGTGGAGTGCGGTGCACGTGTGCGTCCGGGTCGAATTGACGCTCGGGTGGCGGGGCAACTCCTCGAGCACCAGGTCCGACAATTCGTGCAGCGATCCCGTCTGCACGGTCAGGATGAGGTCCCGGCCGCGGGCCGCATGCTCGATCGACGACACCCGCGGGTCCCGGGTGAGCGCCTCGACCAGAGCCTTCGTGCCTGCGAGGTCGCACGTCACCTCGATCATGGCGGTGAACGCCCCCGCACCCGTCATCGGCGCGGGATAGGCAGTGATCCAGGCCAGTCCGCGTTCGGTGACCGATTCCCACCGCCGCGCGAGGGT includes these proteins:
- a CDS encoding Lrp/AsnC family transcriptional regulator — encoded protein: MSEMLTEAELSLIHALQIRPRATWAELAPILRATSATLARRWESVTERGLAWITAYPAPMTGAGAFTAMIEVTCDLAGTKALVEALTRDPRVSSIEHAARGRDLILTVQTGSLHELSDLVLEELPRHPSVNSTRTHTCTALHAEGSRWRLDSLDTAQSAAIAALENTPPQSGSSRPESLTDEVARALVRELTRNGRASAREIAAVIDRPASSVRRQLAGLLRSRAVVLRCDVAQNATRWPITVTWWCRLPVRAHRDVVEVVNTRPELRLCMSMTGPANFLVSMWVSSLPDLLRVQEWLETRAPSLEIIDSSVTLRSRKRMGWELDTHGRATGYVTAHGG